The Spartobacteria bacterium genome includes a window with the following:
- a CDS encoding methyl-accepting chemotaxis protein, with protein MRLKFRGQMLLPILTVVVIGVSAMQYVSYKESRTLLEQVIFSSIGAIAETSSRTLDEWVSSEWTALKDWSGNNIMIQAVQGTDASALAMARERLAQKVKVYPYFESIFVTDKQGDVVASSNPGMSGSRASRNYFKSAIKGTPFVSEVLTGKTTGKPIFVLSVPVRDENQIVGMMAGVVKLEYLTDLVVKDIERGDSGYAYIVNPEGVIISHPNKDFVMKLNVTDFDFGHDMLENKTGQFKYWWEEDHAYKGQAYHQSQKTDWIIAVTAPLDELLSEMDVIKYVALGGGLLIVVLITLVVRIRVGQAARVLEVMRDVLRQLALGNLNCKLEERLSARKDEFGELADALHTMIRGQQLRGDELTALAQGDLSQKIVLASDADSVGHAFQSVVTSLQAVIARTQDTCELQKAGDIDARNQLDGLSGEFASLACGVNDALDSIVVPINDGVSILMEYAHGDLSREMHELPGKQMLLTQGLRAVRKNLLTLTSAVEHLVQASLDGELSTRAEADGLSGQYASLLNGINALMDALTEPLMTASENVRRISRGDIPDQITAERKGDFLVLRDSLNTCFSAVEHLVQDVTMLADAGAAGHLDVRADAAQHDGDFRRIVEGINNTLDAVVHPLNEVGRVLGAVAVNDLSLDVRGNYQGQLKELKDNVNLSLKNLNNVLQGVSSSVSQVKTGASQISDASQSLSQGATEQASSLEEITASMAEIGSQASANAENAGQARLLASSARDAVESGEKQMVDMMDAMGEINVSSQQISKIIKVIDDIAFQTNLLALNAAVEAARAGVHGKGFAVVADEVRNLAGRSAKAAKETEALIDESGRKVNHGLQVAQNTSESFGRLLDGIVKTNDIIGEIVAASSEQAEGVAQINIGLNQIDSVTQQNTANAEETAASSEELSSHAELLQRQMRMFTFSQKSQVPADSDDGGDAGKSSNDWNLLTD; from the coding sequence ATGAGATTGAAGTTCAGAGGACAAATGCTGCTGCCGATCCTGACGGTCGTTGTTATCGGTGTTTCGGCGATGCAGTATGTTTCGTACAAGGAATCTCGAACCCTTCTGGAGCAGGTGATTTTCTCCTCGATTGGTGCCATAGCTGAAACGTCCTCTAGAACGCTGGATGAGTGGGTCAGCAGTGAATGGACTGCGCTGAAGGACTGGTCTGGCAACAATATCATGATTCAGGCTGTGCAGGGAACCGACGCGTCTGCGTTGGCGATGGCACGGGAACGGCTGGCGCAAAAAGTGAAGGTTTATCCCTATTTCGAAAGTATCTTTGTCACGGACAAACAGGGGGACGTGGTCGCTTCATCTAATCCAGGCATGTCGGGCAGCCGTGCCTCGCGTAACTATTTTAAATCGGCGATTAAGGGAACGCCTTTTGTGTCAGAAGTCCTCACGGGAAAAACAACCGGAAAGCCCATTTTTGTACTGAGTGTGCCTGTTCGTGATGAGAATCAAATTGTTGGAATGATGGCTGGGGTGGTGAAGCTGGAGTATTTAACGGATTTGGTTGTGAAAGATATTGAGCGGGGGGATTCGGGATATGCGTATATTGTTAACCCCGAAGGAGTCATCATTTCTCATCCCAATAAGGATTTTGTCATGAAGCTAAATGTGACCGATTTTGATTTTGGTCATGATATGCTGGAAAACAAAACAGGACAGTTTAAATACTGGTGGGAAGAAGATCATGCCTATAAGGGACAGGCGTATCATCAGTCACAGAAGACTGACTGGATTATTGCTGTTACTGCGCCTCTGGATGAATTGCTTAGTGAAATGGATGTGATCAAGTACGTTGCGCTGGGGGGCGGACTGCTGATTGTTGTGCTGATTACGTTGGTGGTTCGTATCAGGGTCGGGCAGGCTGCCCGCGTGCTGGAAGTGATGCGTGATGTGCTCAGACAGCTGGCGTTGGGAAACCTGAACTGCAAGCTGGAAGAACGTCTGTCGGCCCGAAAGGATGAATTTGGCGAGCTGGCTGATGCGCTGCATACAATGATTCGAGGACAGCAATTGCGTGGCGATGAGCTTACAGCTCTCGCTCAGGGTGATTTGTCACAGAAGATCGTGCTCGCCTCCGATGCCGATTCTGTGGGGCATGCCTTTCAATCTGTGGTGACATCTCTGCAGGCGGTTATCGCCAGAACTCAGGATACATGTGAGTTGCAAAAGGCCGGGGATATTGATGCACGAAACCAGCTGGATGGTCTCTCTGGTGAATTTGCATCTTTGGCCTGCGGGGTTAATGACGCATTGGACAGCATTGTTGTCCCCATTAATGACGGGGTCTCGATCCTGATGGAATACGCACATGGTGATCTCTCTCGCGAAATGCACGAACTGCCCGGAAAACAAATGCTGCTGACTCAGGGATTGCGTGCCGTGCGGAAAAACCTATTGACACTCACGAGTGCCGTTGAACACCTGGTTCAGGCTTCGCTGGACGGTGAACTGAGTACGCGAGCCGAAGCAGATGGGCTTTCCGGTCAGTATGCGTCTCTGCTGAATGGAATCAATGCGCTGATGGATGCCTTGACCGAGCCGCTGATGACTGCGTCGGAGAACGTAAGGCGGATTAGTCGCGGCGATATTCCCGATCAAATCACCGCTGAACGCAAGGGGGACTTCCTCGTGCTGCGGGACAGTTTGAATACGTGTTTTTCTGCCGTTGAACACCTCGTGCAGGATGTGACGATGCTCGCCGACGCAGGTGCCGCCGGACACCTGGATGTGCGTGCCGATGCGGCGCAGCACGACGGAGATTTCCGACGGATTGTCGAAGGCATCAATAATACCCTTGATGCCGTTGTTCACCCGCTGAATGAGGTCGGCCGTGTACTGGGTGCTGTGGCGGTCAATGATCTTAGTCTGGATGTCCGCGGCAATTATCAGGGACAGTTAAAAGAACTGAAAGACAACGTAAACCTAAGTCTGAAGAATCTGAACAACGTGTTGCAGGGTGTTTCTTCTTCGGTGTCACAGGTTAAAACCGGTGCCAGTCAGATATCTGATGCGAGCCAGTCGCTGTCGCAGGGGGCGACGGAGCAGGCCTCTTCTTTGGAAGAGATTACCGCATCAATGGCTGAAATAGGTTCTCAAGCCAGTGCCAATGCCGAAAACGCCGGTCAGGCGCGCCTTTTGGCCTCGTCTGCGCGTGATGCCGTGGAATCAGGTGAAAAACAGATGGTTGACATGATGGATGCTATGGGTGAAATCAATGTCTCCAGTCAGCAGATTTCGAAAATTATCAAAGTCATCGACGACATCGCTTTTCAAACCAACCTGCTTGCACTCAATGCCGCCGTCGAAGCCGCCCGGGCAGGTGTTCACGGCAAAGGATTTGCCGTCGTCGCCGATGAGGTGCGTAACCTTGCAGGTCGCAGTGCCAAAGCCGCCAAAGAGACGGAGGCCCTCATTGATGAATCAGGCCGGAAGGTGAATCACGGATTGCAGGTCGCTCAAAATACATCCGAGTCTTTCGGTCGTCTTCTCGATGGAATCGTAAAAACAAACGATATCATCGGCGAAATTGTAGCCGCCTCCAGCGAACAGGCCGAGGGCGTGGCGCAGATCAATATTGGACTCAACCAGATTGATTCCGTTACGCAGCAAAACACCGCCAATGCCGAAGAAACAGCCGCCTCATCCGAAGAACTCAGCAGTCATGCGGAATTGCTGCAACGGCAGATGCGGATGTTCACCTTCAGTCAGAAATCCCAAGTTCCCGCCGATTCGGACGACGGCGGGGACGCTGGAAAAAGTTCCAATGATTGGAACTTATTGACGGATTGA
- a CDS encoding HDOD domain-containing protein: protein MMLVSHNENNLKVTESSAHSEKDSDSALSNWFGAIEFEPDKCGHALESTVGIKDIWENTGVSKKLIATISGGGAIEYRQHGRQEEVKDQLLSDLQVVMSHYGKDHIFDHISYCLQEILDNACKANEKRVYFLSKGLAIDDYSDYEQGMREFKTEVLSDRERFTTLSEEHGYWVNVRLALSDAKLLLDVSNNAPILEEELQRVHDRMDRARIYDSVVDIFEEISDSSESAGLGIVMLCMMLRKIGVSDKNFSITSEKGVTVARLAMPLASLSDDESEVVSDSLTHLLKNIPQFPEHLVELKRMIRNPRFHIDQVLQLIHQDPTLTAEVLRMANSAYYRRRNKIGQVKMAINIIGVRGLESIINSRGAYSALGKTFPSEYMEPLWRHSQHVAALASILCKRYRCSPAITENTYNSALLHDIGRIVLRSTYHEHYEALQEICHDKDVSVFAVEDLIQGVNHSILGSKLAEKWSLPDAVVATLRYYRLPLSSPNNLQQIAKIVYLSHTLVNILNGDHSDYQTQNLPKYFGLSTQDTLSSLLELVRLHEAESD from the coding sequence ATGATGCTAGTTTCTCACAATGAAAACAACTTAAAAGTGACTGAGTCCTCTGCACATTCAGAAAAAGATTCGGATTCAGCATTGTCTAATTGGTTTGGAGCTATAGAATTTGAACCAGATAAATGTGGACATGCTCTCGAATCTACAGTTGGGATAAAAGATATATGGGAGAACACGGGTGTGAGTAAGAAGCTGATCGCGACGATTTCCGGAGGAGGAGCTATAGAATATCGCCAGCATGGTCGTCAGGAGGAGGTGAAAGACCAACTGCTATCTGATCTACAGGTTGTCATGAGCCATTACGGCAAAGATCATATATTCGATCACATCAGTTATTGCCTTCAGGAAATATTGGATAATGCCTGTAAAGCCAATGAAAAGCGGGTGTACTTCCTGTCCAAGGGGTTGGCCATCGATGATTATTCGGATTATGAACAGGGGATGAGAGAATTTAAAACAGAGGTATTATCTGATAGAGAACGATTTACAACTTTATCCGAAGAACATGGTTACTGGGTTAATGTACGTTTGGCTCTGTCGGATGCCAAACTGTTGCTTGATGTAAGCAACAACGCGCCGATTCTTGAAGAAGAACTGCAACGGGTGCATGACCGTATGGATCGCGCACGGATTTATGATTCCGTGGTCGATATATTCGAAGAAATAAGCGACAGCTCTGAAAGTGCCGGTCTTGGTATTGTCATGCTTTGTATGATGTTAAGAAAAATTGGTGTCTCAGATAAAAATTTCAGCATCACCAGCGAAAAAGGTGTGACAGTTGCCCGTCTAGCTATGCCGCTCGCCAGCTTATCCGATGATGAATCTGAGGTTGTTTCCGATTCGCTTACGCATCTTCTGAAGAATATACCACAGTTTCCTGAACATTTAGTCGAATTGAAACGCATGATCAGGAATCCTCGGTTTCATATCGATCAAGTATTGCAGTTGATTCATCAAGATCCGACTCTGACCGCCGAGGTGCTGCGTATGGCGAACTCTGCTTATTACCGTCGGCGCAATAAAATCGGTCAGGTAAAAATGGCCATCAATATCATTGGTGTCCGCGGACTGGAGTCCATCATTAATTCTCGGGGAGCCTACAGTGCGCTGGGCAAGACCTTTCCTTCCGAATATATGGAGCCGTTGTGGCGACACAGCCAGCATGTTGCCGCGCTGGCATCGATCCTTTGCAAGCGGTATCGATGTTCGCCTGCCATCACAGAGAACACCTATAATTCAGCATTGCTGCATGATATTGGTCGAATCGTTCTTCGTAGCACGTACCATGAGCACTATGAGGCACTGCAGGAAATCTGCCACGATAAAGACGTTTCTGTATTTGCAGTCGAGGATCTCATTCAAGGAGTAAACCATTCCATTCTCGGCTCAAAACTCGCAGAAAAGTGGAGTTTACCAGATGCAGTAGTGGCAACGCTTCGGTATTATCGGCTCCCCCTGTCCTCCCCTAACAACCTGCAGCAAATTGCAAAAATTGTTTATTTGTCCCACACGCTGGTAAATATTCTCAACGGGGATCATTCGGATTATCAGACTCAGAATCTGCCAAAATACTTTGGCCTTTCCACGCAGGACACCTTATCCAGCTTGCTGGAACTGGTTCGACTGCATGAGGCCGAATCCGACTAA